A single window of Watersipora subatra chromosome 9, tzWatSuba1.1, whole genome shotgun sequence DNA harbors:
- the LOC137403599 gene encoding cytochrome P450 3A8-like, translated as MLGLDMPIWGWLLIVALILFYWHGTSTYGFFKKLGIPFEMPMLPYLGNIGSTFTKSIAEDELDVLKRVPGKVIGRFVGRTPTILIADASIFKQIMVQHFSKFRNRRSPFAGEETIFTMNIGTTAGDHWKHVRSILVPTFSSGKLKQMFPVIENCADKLVRHLKATEGAPFVIKDYTSSYTMDVIASTAFGLDIDARAGHPFVKHANILLGMDNSGFLDKLRKFFASAIVFTLPQSMRVWCSRYLGLGYASISANSVQYFEDVVNKIVADLEKDPSSQEKNLVGISSEKVVDLKKVDDSEIKRCDVTGLTWTTAGLTRGDFIANSIMFIIGGHEATATSLQFFLYMMTLYPDIQQQLYEEIQEDVGEKNVTYEQIFKLNFLDWCLSETLRLYPPGLRIDRVASEDVTIDELTIPKGMQVFGLFYAMNHDPDIWPDPYKFDPTRFDPENLTEAQSNFNNPFGGGPRSCIAMRLALLEVKLVLVRLLQIFKFEKCGETTLQEELKFEKFNIFLLTEKPLKISAVPR; from the exons ATGCTTGGATTAGACATGCCCATCTGGGGCTGGCTTCTTATTGTAGCCCTGATTCTGTTCTACTG gCATGGCACATCTACGTATGGATTTTTTAAGAAGTTGGGAATTCCTTTTGAGATGCCAATGCTGCCATACCTAGGAAACATTGGCAGCACATTCACTAAG TCAATTGCTGAGGATGAGTTAGATGTACTCAAGCGAGTCCCTGGAAAAGTCATCGG gcggTTTGTTGGCCGAACACCGACGATTCTCATAGCAGACGCTTCCATATTCAAACAGATTATGGTACAGCACTTCTCTAAGTTTAGGAACCGCCGTTCTCCATTTGCCGGCGAAGAGACCATCTTCACGATGAATATTGGAACCACGGCGGGTGATCATTGGAAGCATGTCAGGTCTATACTGGTACCAACCTTCAGCTCTGGCAAACTTAAACAG atgTTCCCGGTGATAGAAAATTGTGCGGATAAGCTTGTTCGCCATTTGAAGGCTACAGAAGGTGCTCCTTTTGTCATCAAAGA CTACACATCTTCCTATACAATGGATGTCATCGCAAGCACTGCCTTTGGACTTGATATAGACGCTCGTGCTGGACACCCATTTGTGAAGCATGCCAACATTTTATTGGGAATGGACAATTCTGGGTTCTTGGACAAACTTCGAAAGTTTTTCGCAAGTGCAATTGTCT TCACCCTTCCTCAATCAATGAGGGTTTGGTGCAGCCGATACCTCGGACTAGGATATGCTTCCATTTCAGCCAACAGTGTTCAGTACTTTGAAGATGTTGTAAATAAAATTGTGGCTGATCTGGAAAAGGACCCTTCAAGT CAAGAAAAGAACTTGGTAGGCATCTCATCTGAGAAGGTCGTTGATCTGAAAAAAGTGGATGACTCAGAGATCAAAAGATGTGATGTGACAGGACTGACCTGGACCACTGCTG GTCTTACCCGTGGTGACTTTATAGCCAATTCCATTATGTTCATAATTGGTGGACACGAAGCCACTGCCACGTCCTTGCAGTTTTTCTTGTACATGATGACTCTCTACCCAGACATACAACAGCAG CTATATGAAGAAATACAGGAAGATGTTGGAGAGAAAAATGTGACCTATGAACaaatattcaaattgaatttctTAGACTGGTGTCTCTCAGAAACCCTTCGACTTTATCCTCCAGGTCTCAG GATAGACAGAGTTGCCAGTGAAGATGTTACAATCGATGAACTAACAATCCCTAAAGGAATGCAAGTGTTTGGGCTATTTTATGCAATGAATCATGACCCTGACATTTGGCCTGATCCTTATAAATTTGATCCTACAAG GTTTGATCCTGAGAATCTGACTGAAGCCCAAAGCAATTTTAATAACCCGTTTGGAGGTGGTCCGAGGAGCTGCATAGCCATGAGATTAGCCTTGCTTGAGGTCAAGCTAGTTTTAGTACGACTCCTCCAGATATTCAAGTTTGAAAAATGTGGGGAAACAACTCTGCAG GAAGAACTCAAGTTTGAGAAGTTTAATATCTTCTTGCTAACAGAGAAACCTTTAAAGATATCTGCAGTGCCTCGATAA